The following coding sequences lie in one Brettanomyces bruxellensis chromosome 6, complete sequence genomic window:
- a CDS encoding uncharacterized protein (BUSCO:EOG09262C5Z), producing MVIWQRLMGSVLSIFKRKPKPIISIIGTTGVGKSDLGVYLAETVNGEIINADSMQMYKGLPEITNKQPINERHGIVHHVINHVNWDEEYHIHRFQKECFKAIKRIHKKGKIPILVGGTHYYLQSVLFLNKTVDSGDSPDEFKKKLLTEDQKKILSTSSPEQLHNLLVKYDPVVAMKFHPHDVRRIKRALEIYYRTGNTANQIYLDQQKQQKFHSRLRYNTLFLWVYSKKDVLEPRLDKRVDKMMNSGALRELTELYDYYCSLPEPKPKMDQGCFQVIGFKEFMPYLTSNRKHVLLDTSQEDVLKDELFVKCCNQMKLRTKQYAKKQVKWIKNTLIPDLSSEAEHNWCHFGKIYVVDATDLSLWSKNVKQRAQVIVEQFLKNKKVKESVPQIPESLADANLIREKKEAFDRSKWVYHTCDHCLDKDGKPLVFVGDQYQIHLKSKKHRRAINKGKRKREYEAWLNNKEAASHQNKIENSTKDT from the coding sequence AACGTCTGATGGGTTCCGTTCTCTCAATATTCAAGCGCAAGCCCAAGCCCATTATTTCCATTATAGGTACCACAGGAGTGGGTAAATCAGATCTTGGTGTTTATTTGGCGGAAACAGTCAATGGAGAGATCATCAATGCCGACTCCATGCAAATGTATAAGGGATTACCTGAAATAACAAATAAACAACCGATCAATGAAAGACATGGTATAGTTCATCACGTGATAAATCATGTTAATTGGGACGAGGAATATCATATTCACCGATTTCAGAAAGAATGCTTTAAAGCTATCAAAAGAATTCATAAGAAAGGTAAAATCCCGATTTTGGTGGGTGGAACACATTACTATTTGCAAAGTGTTCTCTTTCTAAATAAAACGGTAGACTCAGGTGATAGTCCAGATgagttcaaaaaaaagttattgACAGAGGATCAGAAAAAGATATTGAGTACAAGTTCACCTGAGCAACTGCATAATCTACTCGTTAAATACGATCCCGTCGTGGCGATGAAATTTCATCCTCATGATGTGCGACGAATTAAAAGAGCATTGGAAATTTATTATCGTACTGGAAATACTGCTaatcaaatatatttagaTCAGCAAAAGCAGCAGAAGTTTCACTCGAGACTTAGATATAACACATTATTCTTGTGGGTCTACTCAAAGAAAGATGTTTTAGAACCACGGTTAGATAAAAGAGTGGATAAAATGATGAACAGTGGTGCACTAAGGGAGTTGACCGAGCTTTATGATTATTACTGTTCTCTTCCAGAGCCAAAGCCCAAAATGGATCAAGGCTGCTTCCAAGTCATTGGATTTAAAGAATTTATGCCTTATCTGACATCCAACCGAAAGCACGTATTATTGGATACATCTCAGGAGGACGTTCTCAAGGATGAGTTATTTGTCAAATGTTGCAATCAGATGAAGTTGCGAACTAAACAGTACGCCAAAAAGCAGGTCAAATGGATTAAAAACACTTTGATTCCAGACCTTTCATCTGAGGCAGAGCATAATTGGTGTCATTTTGGCAAGATTTATGTCGTTGATGCTACCGATTTGTCATTATGGTCGAAAAATGTGAAGCAACGAGCACAAGTTATTGTTGAGCAGTTTTTGAAGAAcaagaaagtgaaagaaTCTGTTCCTCAAATTCCTGAAAGTCTTGCAGATGCGAATTTAATAcgagagaagaaagaagcgTTTGATAGAAGTAAATGGGTATATCATACTTGTGATCATTGCCTCGATAAAGATGGGAAGCCGTTAGTTTTTGTTGGGGACCAATATCAGATACATTTAAAGAGTAAAAAGCATAGAAGAGCtataaataaaggaaaaaggaaaagggaATACGAAGCTTGGTTAAATAATAAGGAAGCGGCATCACACCAAAATAAGATAGAGAATTCGACCAAGGATACATAG
- a CDS encoding uncharacterized protein (BUSCO:EOG092610VI), translating to MGKRHFYGKADGLKAKHDDNSSDDRNESTTKAEELLKMEGSKGKNKRREQLREQLRKQYKTKLSTQKKKRLNKYIEHQLKREEKEILLKKLQQTQIDTSILKSAKLIGTGRQTKREKLTEALELEKEGKGTDATHDLLYEPRKVKTWENTDFNYDDGRSQIAEHSKIKNKSILQVTLDETGNTNQSFGFSFSNLTKVKKASKKRKYTWRAEIEAEEAKRRKHEDDDDFQSSSGDDDYDDDNNNNNNGVDGSLNGDDKVNDGESSSSENTDVISEEPKQRFHGVHTKAGQDFKKWAEQRAKHSEGITEIKLQPTPKNYKPLVRPEDLEDDREEEFISLNENLNRKIFTVEVDRSEEIQAVRTQLPVYGEEYKIMDAIHNNDCIIICGETGSGKTTQVPQFLFESGYGSKGSDTPGMIGITEPRRVAAVSMANRVSKELCNYGNKVAYQIRFDGNVKKDTALKFMTDGVLLREMMSDFMLNKYSAIIIDEAHERSVNTDILIGMLSRILKLRRQYYQQNSSKWKPLKLIIMSATLRVKDFSGNRVLFKESPPVLKVDARQYPVSIHFNKRTVFNYTEEVFRKTCKIHRRLPKGAILIFLTGKAEINDMVRRLRKEFPFPEDKKKYFHVKNNEDDILEVGVSSKNVAVEQEDIDLGIGKNIQDVKDDYDANEEEENEEGFEETLEEDQTPDDPLYVLPLYSQLPTKEQMKIFSTPPKGSRLCVVATNVAETSLTIPGVRYVVDSGRAKERKYDEKTGVQSFEVNWISKASADQRSGRAGRTGPGHCYRIYSSALFESDFPQFSTPEILRMPVESVVLTMKSMGIDNIINFPFPSSPSRTMMDRAEKLLGYLGALDTKKQITEFGRQMSLLPVSPRFSKMLLIGNQQECLPYIIAVVAGLSVGDPFLNEYDLGIKINESGRENDNDVDDDNKSDDHHSQNETQITQLQQEKKRQLQSRFNKSRKIFGHLDKYGDSIKLLFAICSVDYVKEQNRDHYYDQNFLNSKIMNDIRKLRKQLTYIVDVNLSKDSVASSHVTDEGLKLPKPSKVQIQAIKQMITAAFIDQIVVRADIIEKDVKIGSNTKIINIPYVTLFPSTDPEVVKNYEGSDDEEYVYIHPSSIISQSGDLPPKYLVFQALQLSSNATSSGFRKVRIKPLNDVTGKALANVGKNSGLVTYSKPLGNPYGPRNVTPTERVCYVVPRFGANIGNRSLGWNLPAIKVKQKKVHGSWIIE from the coding sequence ATGGGAAAACGGCATTTCTATGGAAAGGCTGATGGGCTTAAGGCGAAGCATGATGATAACAGTTCAGATGATCGAAATGAAAGTACAACCAAGGCTGAGGAATTACTTAAGATGGAAGGATCCAAaggtaaaaataaaaggagAGAACAGTTGAGAGAACAGTTGAGAAAGCAATATAAAACGAAACTTAGTactcaaaagaaaaagcgcCTTAACAAGTATATTGAGCATcaattgaaaagagaagagaaagagatatTGCTGAAAAAGCTTCAGCAAACTCAAATAGACACATCAATATTAAAATCAGCCAAGCTCATAGGAACAGGTAGGCAGACAAAACGAGAAAAGTTAACTGAAGCACTAGAGTTGGAGAAAGAAGGTAAAGGCACTGATGCTACACATGATTTGCTTTATGAGCCACGAAAAGTAAAGACGTGGGAAAACACCGATTTTAATTATGACGACGGTCGGTCACAAATAGCAGAGCATTCGAAAATCAAGAATAAAAGTATTTTACAAGTCACGCTAGATGAAACCGGAAATACAAATCAAAGttttggcttttctttttctaacTTAACTaaggtgaaaaaagcatccaaaaaaaggaagtataCTTGGAGAGCAGAGATTGAGGCGGAGGAAgcaaaaaggaggaagcacgaggatgatgacgatTTCCAATCTAGCTCAGGTGATGACgattatgatgatgataataataataataataatggtGTTGATGGCAGTTTGAACGGCGATGATAAGGTAAATGATGGTGAGTCAAGTTCCAGTGAGAATACTGATGTAATTTCAGAAGAACCAAAGCAAAGGTTTCATGGCGTACACACTAAGGCCGGACAAGATTTTAAGAAATGGGCCGAGCAACGAGCAAAACATTCTGAAGGTATTACTGAGATAAAGTTGCAGCCTACACCGAAGAATTACAAGCCGTTAGTACGACCAGAGGATCTTGAAGATGACcgtgaagaagaatttaTCTCATTGAATGAGAATCTCAATAGAAAGATATTTACTGTGGAAGTGGACAGATCGGAAGAAATTCAAGCTGTGAGGACACAGTTGCCTGTTTACGGAGAAGAATATAAAATTATGGATGCAATTCATAATAATGAttgtattattatttgcgGTGAAACGGGTTCAGGTAAGACCACGCAAGTTCCGCAGTTTTTATTTGAGTCAGGTTATGGTAGCAAAGGATCAGATACTCCGGGCATGATTGGGATTACTGAACCCAGAAGAGTTGCTGCAGTTTCCATGGCAAATAGAGTTTCCAAAGAGCTTTGCAACTATGGAAATAAGGTAGCTTATCAGATCCGATTTGATGGTAACGTAAAAAAGGATACTGCCTTAAAGTTTATGACAGATGGTGTTCTTTTGCGTGAGATGATGAGTGATTTTATGTTGAATAAATACTCAGCAATAATCATAGATGAGGCACATGAAAGAAGTGTTAATACGGATATTCTAATCGGCATGTTGAGCAGAATTTTAAAGCTTCGAAGACAGTATTACCAACAGAACTCGTCGAAGTGGAAGCCCCTTAAGTTAATCATTATGTCTGCTACCCTAAGAGTGAAAGATTTTAGTGGCAACAGAGTACTCTTTAAAGAATCTCCTCCTGTTTTGAAGGTTGATGCTAGACAGTATCCCGTTTCGATTCATTTTAATAAAAGAACTGTCTTTAATTACACAGAGGAGGTATTTAGGAAAACTTGCAAAATCCATAGGAGACTACCAAAAGGTGCAATTTTAATATTCTTAACTGGTAAAGCGGAGATCAATGATATGGTGAGACGGTTAAGGAAAGAGTTCCCCTTCccagaagataaaaagaagtattttcatgttaaaaataatgagGACGATATTCTAGAGGTTGGagtttcttcaaaaaatgttgCTGTTGAACAAGAGGACATTGATTTGGGTATCGGAAAGAATATACAAGATGTTAAGGATGATTATGATGCGAAcgaggaagaggagaatGAGGAAGGATTTGAAGAAACCTTAGAAGAGGATCAGACGCCAGATGATCCCCTTTATGTTCTACCACTTTATTCACAATTGCCAACGAAAGagcaaatgaaaatattttctacTCCTCCAAAAGGATCTAGGTTATGTGTTGTTGCCACTAATGTTGCGGAAACTTCTTTAACTATACCTGGAGTTAGATATGTTGTTGATAGTGGTcgagcaaaagaaagaaaatacgaCGAGAAAACGGGTGTACAATCTTTTGAAGTTAATTGGATTTCAAAAGCAAGTGCTGATCAACGTTCAGGTAGAGCTGGAAGAACAGGTCCTGGCCATTGTTATAGAATATATTCTTCTGCGCTTTTTGAAAGTGATTTTCCACAATTTTCAACTCCGGAAATTCTAAGAATGCCCGTGGAAAGTGTTGTTTTAACAATGAAAAGCATGGGAATTGACAACATTATCaactttccttttcctaGCTCACCAAGCCGGACAATGATGGATAGGGCAGAAAAACTTTTGGGATATTTGGGAGCGCTAGATActaaaaagcaaataacTGAATTTGGTAGGCAGATGAGTTTATTGCCTGTGTCTCCACGATTCTCCAAGATGCTTTTGATTGGAAACCAACAAGAGTGTTTGCCATATATTATTGCAGTTGTTGCTGGCCTTTCCGTGGGTGACCCATTCTTAAATGAATATGATCTTGGAATAAAAATCAATGAAAGTGGCAGAGAAAATGACAATGATgtagatgatgataataaaaGTGATGATCATCATTCTCAAAATGAAACTCAGATAACGCAATTACAacaggagaaaaaaaggcagTTGCAGTCGAGGTTTAATAAATCCAGAAAGATATTTGGGCATTTGGATAAATATGGCGATTCAATCAAGCTTCTGTTTGCAATCTGCAGTGTCGATTATGTCAAAGAACAAAACCGCGATCATTATTACGATCAGAACTTTTTGAACTCCAAAATTATGAATGATATCAGGAAGCTAAGAAAGCAATTGACATATATTGTGGATGTGAACTTGAGCAAAGATTCAGTGGCGTCTTCCCATGTGACAGATGAGGGTTTAAAATTGCCAAAGCCTTCAAAAGTGCAAATTCAGGCTATTAAACAAATGATAACGGCAGCATTTATAGATCAAATTGTTGTCAGGGCTGACATAATTGAAAAGGATGTGAAGATTGGCAGTAACACTAAGATTATTAACATACCATATGTCACCCTTTTCCCTTCAACCGATCCGGAAGTTGTAAAGAATTATGAGGGATCCGATGACGAAGAATACGTTTATATACATCCATCATCGATTATTTCACAGAGTGGTGACTTGCCACCAAAGTATTTAGTCTTTCAAGCATTGCAATTATCTTCGAATGCTACTTCCTCCGGTTTCAGGAAAGTTAGAATCAAACCTTTGAATGACGTCACTGGGAAGGCACTTGCAAATGTTGGTAAAAATAGTGGCCTTGTGACTTATTCCAAGCCCCTTGGAAATCCCTATGGTCCAAGAAACGTAACTCCAACCGAAAGAGTTTGCTATGTTGTTCCGAGATTTGGTGCCAATATAGGTAACAGAAGTCTCGGATGGAATTTGCCTGCAATTAAagtaaagcaaaagaaggtTCATGGTTCGTGGATTATAGAATGA
- a CDS encoding uncharacterized protein (SECRETED:SignalP(1-19)~BUSCO:EOG09264C3V), producing MGPLIICGILLSTIPGSLSTATLQKPSKFIEYHPNFRIDRRSEWASPSLINSLGQNFSLLYPIYDDALEYTCNINNPVTSPYQEQPENDSIELIKQKVNAINAVKRFNEQHKNQCIYREFGYWSYRICFLGDITQFHYSGDRMKVHEQLAVKNNNIPYHRLGLMKEGSYSKSSDFEFVKSNDGSRYLSQLVYNGSTCDITGQPRSIYVQYKCDQNRAIPFIETVEELKTCEYRMVVLSAELCQYSVLQPEIYATEGNITCYPVKKEYISNDDLVEHEKLDLSALSLQPVGSGIFYGTFKDQKLQARPNILVSNRNYEIITDNINLTSSDVGDDNNMQVTIDTNSLLGDVMNAFINMVGTHAINSPDGLKGTRAIRQGDKFMYVTEVYGLNREFIANVAFNQTDDNLILAYYIDYGTIKDNFVLFESALSPSSTEMQEVMSSQPTKLI from the coding sequence ATGGGACCATTAATCATATGTGGCATTTTGTTAAGCACGATTCCAGGCTCGCTATCTACTGCAACATTACAGAAACCATCTAAATTTATAGAATACCATCCAAACTTTAGAATTGATCGCAGAAGTGAATGGGCATCACCGTCATTAATCAATTCATTGGGGCAAAACTTCAGTTTGCTGTATCCGATATATGATGATGCACTTGAATACACGTGCAACATAAACAACCCAGTCACATCTCCTTACCAAGAGCAACCAGAGAACGATTCAATTGAACTTATAAAACAGAAGGTAAACGCTATAAATGCAGTAAAACGTTTTAACGAACAACATAAGAATCAATGCATATATAGGGAATTCGGCTACTGGTCTTATCGCATCTGCTTCCTGGGAGATATTACACAATTCCACTATTCTGGGGATAGAATGAAAGTTCATGAACAATTAGCGGTTAAAAATAACAACATACCATATCATAGATTGGGTTTGATGAAGGAGGGCTCATACAGCAAATCTTCAGACTTTGAATTTGTCAAATCAAATGACGGATCGAGATATTTGAGCCAGCTGGTTTACAATGGATCTACATGCGATATTACAGGACAACCCAGATCAATATACGTTCAATACAAATGCGATCAGAATCGTGCAATTCCTTTTATAGAGACTGTGGAGGAGTTAAAAACGTGCGAGTATCGTATGGTTGTGTTATCTGCTGAGCTATGTCAATATTCCGTTCTCCAACCCGAAATATATGCGACAGAAGGCAATATAACTTGTTATCCTGTCAAAAAGGAATATATTTCCAATGACGATCTTGTTGAGCATGAGAAGCTAGATTTGTCGGCGTTATCGCTTCAGCCAGTTGGTTCTGGAATTTTTTATGGAACATTTAAGGACCAAAAATTGCAAGCTAGGCCTAACATACTTGTATCCAACAGGAACTATGAAATTATTACAGATAACATTAACTTAACAAGCTCAGATGTAGGGGATGATAATAACATGCAGGTTACAATTGACACTAATTCTCTTCTCGGGGATGTTATGAATGCTTTCATTAACATGGTCGGTACTCATGCCATCAATTCACCAGACGGGCTTAAAGGTACGAGAGCCATCCGACAAGGTGACAAGTTTATGTATGTGACCGAGGTTTATGGGTTGAATCGAGAATTTATTGCCAATGTTGCATTTAATCAAACTGATGATAACCTCATTTTAGCCTATTACATCGATTATGGTACAATCAAAGACAATTTCGTGCTTTTTGAATCTGCGCTTTCTCCTTCTAGTACAGAAATGCAAGAAGTCATGAGTTCTCAACCAACAAAATTAATATGA
- a CDS encoding uncharacterized protein (BUSCO:EOG09264IKZ), protein MNFQRTDLYGGAITAQIPRDLIDASKFRQIPDTQEVYVCRDSTILNENDALIIDLMERADVKDSDALRYHLKEICRLNGVEKDDSVILEEAHDLKVVNLPDSYCDIVTSGENVKKWGRDDVHLVLILAIVRLLRVKTDLLISYNVPFHKPDEMEDLKKMLSGNNSTAGKAKQRIDVGRRVVAKVLDSLKIENWALFKN, encoded by the coding sequence ATGAATTTCCAACGTACTGATTTATATGGTGGAGCAATAACAGCACAAATTCCGCGTGATCTCATAGATGCGTCAAAGTTCAGGCAGATACCTGATACGCAGGAGGTGTATGTTTGTCGGGATTCGACAATtttgaatgaaaatgatgcCCTAATAATAGATTTAATGGAAAGAGCAGATGTTAAGGATTCTGATGCGCTTCGTTATCATCTTAAGGAAATTTGCAGACTGAATGGTGTCGAGAAAGATGATTCTGTCATATTGGAGGAGGCTCATGATTTGAAAGTTGTTAATTTACCCGATTCATATTGCGATATAGTAACATCTGGAGAGAATGTTAAAAAGTGGGGGAGGGATGATGTTCATTTGGTTCTTATACTAGCGATAGTTAGGCTTTTAAGGGTAAAAACTGATTTGTTGATTAGTTATAACGTACCATTTCATAAACCAGACGAAATGgaagatttgaaaaaaatgttgtCTGGAAATAACTCTACGGCTGGTAAAGCTAAGCAAAGAATTGACGTTGGAAGGCGGGTGGTAGCAAAAGTTCTTGATAGcttgaaaattgaaaattggGCGTTGTTTAAAAATTGA
- a CDS encoding uncharacterized protein (MEROPS:MER0003798): MESLPQINEKECLQFLSNFVKIPSHSKTPAEIDAVKYMTEAMKKIGLNGQSIGFKDEEDGSQRYDAVGIWKGTGKKEGKSLLFNGHVDVNPVSEGWTVDPYEGKVDDKFIWGIGVSNMKSGCCAYYMAVKTLIDAGYKVSKDVVLTFVVGELQGGVGTIALIDNGTIKKDTADYFINCEPTDVVALTMHAESLIFTVNIIGDTRHLSKREEATDAILASMDAIQRFTDMKFSNARSKVHESINRCHVGTIRGGLGRKYETWRKPQVADFVTFGGAARYAPGQTRESVKRDLENELKKTQKKFPKIKYELSTGVEHCMPSFEVDPNSRVVQTLNKYYKQVRGVDQPTGAIKPPCFYGSDAGHLYQKLGMEGIVCGPGGKYNTMPNERVDIPDYLDTVRIFMRVIIDMCGGYKE, translated from the coding sequence ATGGAATCACTACCACAAATAAATGAGAAGGAATGTCTACagtttctttcaaattttgtaAAAATACCTTCTCATTCAAAAACCCCTGCCGAAATTGATGCAGTCAAATATATGACTGAGGccatgaagaaaattggCTTAAATGGGCAAAGTATTGGttttaaagatgaagaggatgGCAGTCAACGGTATGATGCAGTTGGAATATGGAAAGGTActggaaagaaagaaggaaaatcGCTTTTATTTAATGGTCATGTTGACGTGAATCCTGTGTCAGAAGGCTGGACAGTGGATCCATATGAAGGGAAAGTCgatgataaatttatctGGGGTATTGGTGTTTCAAATATGAAGTCGGGTTGCTGTGCTTATTACATGGCAGTGAAGACTTTGATTGACGCCGGATACAAAGTCTCCAAAGATGTTGTTTTGACATTCGTTGTTGGAGAACTTCAGGGTGGTGTTGGAACAATTGCATTGATAGATAATGGTACCATTAAGAAGGACACCGCAGATTATTTTATAAACTGCGAACCCACGGATGTTGTTGCATTAACTATGCATGCAGaatcattaatatttacCGTCAATATTATTGGTGATACCAGACATCTGTCAAAGAGAGAGGAAGCTACTGATGCTATCTTAGCTTCCATGGATGCCATTCAACGATTTACAGACATGAAATTTTCGAACGCAAGAAGTAAAGTTCACGAGAGCATTAATAGATGTCATGTAGGCACAATCAGAGGTGGGCTTGGCCGTAAGTACGAAACATGGAGAAAACCCCAAGTCGCTGATTTTGTTACATTTGGTGGTGCTGCAAGATACGCACCAGGTCAAACCAGAGAATCTGTAAAGCGTGATCTTGAAAATGAGCTTAAGAAAACCCAGAAGAAGTTTCCAAAGATTAAATATGAATTAAGTACAGGTGTTGAACACTGCATGCCTTCGTTTGAAGTGGATCCAAATTCTCGTGTTGTACAAACTTTGAACAAATATTACAAGCAAGTCAGAGGTGTTGACCAACCTACAGGAGCCATCAAACCTCCATGCTTCTACGGAAGTGATGCCGGTCATCTTTATCAAAAGCTTGGAATGGAAGGTATTGTTTGTGGGCCCGgtggaaaatataacaCAATGCCAAATGAGAGAGTTGACATACCCGACTATTTGGATACAGTTCGTATATTTATGCGTGTTATTATTGATATGTGTGGGGGATATAAGGAATAA